In Streptomyces sp. Li-HN-5-11, the sequence CGTCGACGACCGCCACTTGACCGAGCACGCCCTCGCACTGGCCCTCGCACCGATGAGCCCCACGCCCAGCCACGACATCACCCACGGAACCGCGGGCAGCGGACTGGCCGCCCTCCACCTGTGGCACCGCACCGGCGACGAGCGCTTCATGGAACTCGCCCTCGACGCCGCCGCCACCCTGGCCGCCGCCGCACACCGCGAACCCACGGGCGTCAGCTGGGCGGCGCCCGCCGAATCCCTCTCCCGGCTGGCCGGCAAGCGCTACCTCGGCTTCGCGCACGGCACCGCCGGCATCGGCTGCTTCCTGCTGTCCACCGCGCTCGCCGCGCACCGCCCCGACCTCCTGGACCTGGCCGTCGACGCCGGCGAACACCTGGTGGCCCACGCCGTGCTCACCGGCGAAGCCGCCCACTGGCCCGCCCAGGTCACCAACGAGCCCACCGCACCCTACTGGTGCCACGGCTCCGCCGGCATCGGCACCTTCCTCGTCCGCCTCCACCACGCCACCGGCGACACCCGGTTCGCCGACCTCGCACACCGCAGCACGCTCGCCGTGGCCGAGTACGCCACCCGCGCCCCTCTCACCCAGTGCCACGGCCTGGCGGGCAACGGCGACTTCCTCCTCGACATGGCCGACGCCACCGAGGACCCGGCCTACCGCGGCATGGCGGGAGAACTGGCCCGCCTCATCCTCACCCACCGAGCCCACCGTCACGGCCACACCGTCTTCCCCAACGAGTACGGGGACGTCTCCACCAGCTGGAGCGACGGAACCAGCGGGATCCTCGCCTTCCTGCTCCGCCTGCGGCACGCCTCCCCCCGCCACTGGATGCCTCCGTCGCCCAGGCCACAGGACCACCACACCGACCCCCGGGCGGTCCGTGAAGAGCTCCGCCCGGCTTCCACCCCCTGAGCGGCAGACCTCCTGCCGCCTCCCGAAGAAAGGAAAGAACCATGGAGAACCCCGAGCTCGAACTCCTCGCCCAGCTCCACACCCTCACGGAGACCGACCCCGTCGAGGCCGAGGGAGCCTCCTACGGCGGAACCTGCGTCTGCGCCGGCCTGCTGACGGTCCTCAACACCATCTGCATCGGTGTCACCTGCTGATCCTCGTAACACGTAGTGTCCACCACCCCGGCCGGCCGCCGTGCCCACAGCGGCCGGCCGGACCTTTGGGCACCCGCGTGACAGGCCTAAAGCCTTTGGGCGCCCGCGTGACAGGCCTAGAGTGAGGACATGGGTGGCGGCGTGGTGACGCTGTTCGTGTGCGGGGACGTGATGCTCGGGCGCGGTGTCGACCAGGTCCTCCCGCACCCCGGTGACCCGGCCCTGCGGGAGAGCTGGATACGGGACGCCCGGGCCTACGTCGAGCTCGCCGAGGCGGCCCGCGGCCCGATCCCCGCTCCGGTCCCTCCCGCGTGGCCGTGGGGCGAGGCCCTGCGGACGCTGGAGCGGGAGGCCCCGGACGTACGGATCGTGAACCTGGAGACGTCCGTGACCGGCAGTGACACGTTCGCGCCGGACAAGGAGATCCACTACCGCATGCACCCTGCCAACGTGGCGGCCCTGGCGGTGGGACGCCCCGACGTCTGCGTCCTGGCCAACAACCACGTGCTGGACTTCGGCCGTCCCGGGCTCCTGGAGACGCTCGACTCCCTCCGGGACGCCCGTCTGCGGATAGCGGGCGCGGGCCGGAACGCCGAGGAGGCGTACGCGCCCGCGGTGTGCCCGGTCACGGCCGGCTCGCGAGTTCTGGTGTTCGCGCTGGGAATGGCGTCGAGCGGCATCCCGCCCAGCTGGGCGGCCACGGCGGACCGGGCCGGTGTCGCGTACGTGCCGGAGCCGACGCAGGAGGCGGCCGCCCTGACCGTAGGACGCGTCCAGCAGGTGCGGTGTCCGGGCGACGTGGTGGTCGTCTCCGTGCACTGGGGCTCCAACTGGGGATACCACGTCCCCCGGGAGCAGACCCGCTTCGCCCACCTGCTCGTCGACGGCGGTGTCGACGTCGTCCACGGGCACTCCTCGCACCACCCCCGCCGCGTCGAGGTGTACCGCGGGCGGCTGATCCTTTACGGCTGCGGCGACTTCATCGACGACTACGAGGGCATATCCGGCTACGAGGAGTACCGCGACGACCTGCGCCCCGCCTACTTCGTCACCCTGGAGGCGGACACCGGGCGGCTCGCAGACCTGCGCGTGGTGACGCTGGTCGCCCGGCGGATGCGGCTGGAGCAGGCCGGCGAGGAGGACCGCGCATGGCTGAGGGCGACGCTCGGCCGGCTCAGCACCGGACTGGTCATCACCACCGGACCGGGCGGCGCGCTCGTCGCGGTACCGGCTGCCGCCGGGCAGGGCGCTTAGGGCGTGCGCGGCGGCGATGCGCGGCAGTCGTGTCCGCCGGTTCGCCGGACGGCCCCGGGCATGGCGGGTATGGTGCCGAACATGCGGTGGTGGGCAGGGGCCTGGGTGATCGCCGGGGTGATCGCCTTGGCGGCGTGCGGGGCGTCGCCGGGGGGTGGATCTACAGCAGAGCCGTCCGGACGCGGCCCGGCAACGCCGTCGAACGGTGCGCCGACACCCGCGCACTCGTCGGCAGCCCCGTCCCCGGACGCGCCGACGAGCCGGGCGCCGGGAAGCCCGTCGGCGCCGGCTGCCACGCCCCACGCTTCGCCGGACAGCTGTGCGGCCGGACACGCGCAGATCACCGTCCCTCCCGGTGCCGCCCCGGTCCGGCGGCTGTGCGCACGGCCCGGGACCGTCGTGTCCCTCGTCCTGCGTCCCCGGACGGACGACAAGCGGTGGACGGACCTGCGGAGCTCCGCGTCGGTCTTCGTCCTGGCGTCCGGATGGCACGTGGACGCGGACGGCACCGCCCGAGCCGTGCTGCGGTGCGCGGGTACCCGGGCCGGTGCGGCCGAGATCACCGCGCTGGCGAAGGCCCCGGACGTGGCGGGCGCGCCGCGCGTGGCGTTCACCCTCCACGTCAGTGTGGTCCCGTACCCGCGGGAGGGGTGACTCCGGAAAGGCGGAACCACCCCTCCGCTCACGCCGTCGGGCGCCGGTGAAGTCAGCCGCAGTCGCGCACCCTGATGGTGTAGATGCCGCGGCCATGGGTGGCCGCGTACAGCGTGCTCCCGTCGGCGCTGAGCTTCAGCTGGAGCACGGCGACGGCCGGGAGGCGTCCGACGCGCTGCCACTTGGTGTGGCCCGGCGCGCGGTAGACGACTCCGAGGTCGGTGGCGACGGCGAGGCCGCCGTTCGCCGTGACGACGGCCGAGTCGGTCGGTACGTCGGGGAGGTTCGCCGAGATGTCCTTCCAGGTGGTGCCGCCGTCGGTGGACTCGAAGACGTGGCCGAAGCCTGCGCCGGGGCCCTCGGTCCAGTGCCGGGAGAAGCCGTTGACCGCGAGGAAGACGTGGTCGGCGTTCTTCGGGTCGATGGCGAAGCCGCTGAGGTAGCGGTTGGGCACCGTGCCGTCGGCGCCGGTCGCCGGGAGGGTTATGTCGTGCCAGCCGGTGCCGTCGGCGTTGCCGACGGAGATGCCGCGGGCGAAGCCCTGCTCGTTGCAGGGACCGCACCAGGCCGCGTAGACCTTGCCGCCCGAGGCGGCGACGGCGGTCGCGGTGCGGCCCGCGCCGAGGTCGTGGACGCTCTTCCACTCCGAGCCGCTGCGGATGGCGTAGCCGTGGGTCTGCACCCAGACGTGGCGGCCGCCCGCGATCCAGGTCGAGCTGTTCTTCATGTCCGTGGCGAGTGGCGCGATGAAACGTGCCTCGCTGGTGGCGTTGTCGGCCGGGGCGACGTTGTACGAGGTGGCCTTGCTCGCGTCGGTGGTCCAGGAGCCGTCGTTGACCGCGCAGTTCTGGGTGATCTGGACGGCGAGGTAGACGTATTCCTCGGCCATGTTGCAGCCATTGGCCGGGTCGGTGAGGGTGTCGCCGCCGTCGCCGCCGAAGTTCGAGCCCATCACCTTGTCATTGCTGCGCAGGATGGACTGGCCGTTGTCCTGCAGGCCGCCGGTGACCAAGACGCCGCCGTGGTCCAGGTCCTTGCCGACACCGACCGAGTAGTACTGCAGGGTGTCGATGGTGCCGTCGTTGAGCGACGTCCAGTCCGTGGCGTGGCCGGAGGCGTCCTGCGAGCCATTGACCGGGCGCTTGTAGGCGCCGCCGTCGTTGCCGACGTACACGTAGCTCTTGCCGTGGTAGCTGCCGATCGCCACACCGTGCTGGTCGGAGTGCGTGGTCTGGCTGCAGTCGCCGGTCTGCTTGGCCGGGTCGATGCTCCAGCAGGGGAAGGTGAAGTTCCAGTACGGGCCGACGGTGGACCAGGTGGCGCCGCCGTCCTTGGTCTCGTAGACCTCCTCCAGGCCGGCGTACACGTGCTTGGGGTTGGCCGGGTCGACGGTCAGGAACTGGTTGTACCAGGCCTGTACGCCCGGCATGTAACCGGCGGTGGTCAGCGCCGAGCCGTCGGCGGCCAGCTGCTTGTAGTCGGCGATCTTCGTCCAGGGGCCGAACGGCGAGGCGGCGCTGTAGATCCCCTCCAGGCCGCTGTCGGGGTTGGACGCCATCTGCGCGGGCGACTCGTCGATGGCGTAGTAGCGCGAGCCGTCGGCGGAACGCGCGAAGGTCACCGTGCCCACGTTGCCCGCGTCGGTCGGCAGGTCACCGAAGCCGCTGGTGATCCGCTGCCAGGTGCCGCCGGCCTTGGTGTAGAAGCCGTTGTAGTCGTCGCCGCTGCGCCAGCCGACCGCGAGGATCACCTTGGAGGGGTCCTTGGGGTCGATGGCGATGTCGTTGGTGATGTTCTTGTACGCGGCGGCGTCGTCGTGAGCCTTCGAACCACCGGGCAGGTAGTCGGGATTGGGCGCGTACTCCAGCTTCCAGGGGCCGCGCAGGTTCTTCGTGGAGTGGCTCCACACGCCCTCGCTGGTCGCCGCCCACACCTTGCCGCCGCCGAAGCGCAGTTGGCGGATGGTGGTGCTCTGAAGCTCGTCGCCGCCGACCCGGCTGCGTGTGGAGAAGGTGCCGTGGTGCGGGTCGGACAGTACGTACACGCCGCTGCCGAGGTAGGCGTCCGCGTTGGTGTTCGCCTCGCCGGTGCCCAGCCACAGCCGTCCGGCGCCGTCGAGCGCCAGCGCGCCGGTGGACTGCGAGGGCAGCTGGTCGCTGATGGGCTGCCAGTGCCCGCCGCCGGTCCGCGAGCGCCATACTCCTCCACCGGCGCTGCCCGCGTACACGTACCCGTGGTCATCGGCGGCCATGGCGGCCATCCGGCCGGTGACGTTGCCCGAGCCGCCGCTGGAGTTGGAGTCGACGTCGCGGTAGCGCGAGTCGTCGGAGTTGTAGGGCAGATTGGTGATGTTGTGCCAACTGCCGCCGGTGCCCGGCAGGTTCCTCAGACTCTGCCAGGCGGCGCCGTACGCGCCCGGTGCGACGATGCCC encodes:
- a CDS encoding VenA family class IV lanthipeptide translates to MENPELELLAQLHTLTETDPVEAEGASYGGTCVCAGLLTVLNTICIGVTC
- a CDS encoding CapA family protein produces the protein MGGGVVTLFVCGDVMLGRGVDQVLPHPGDPALRESWIRDARAYVELAEAARGPIPAPVPPAWPWGEALRTLEREAPDVRIVNLETSVTGSDTFAPDKEIHYRMHPANVAALAVGRPDVCVLANNHVLDFGRPGLLETLDSLRDARLRIAGAGRNAEEAYAPAVCPVTAGSRVLVFALGMASSGIPPSWAATADRAGVAYVPEPTQEAAALTVGRVQQVRCPGDVVVVSVHWGSNWGYHVPREQTRFAHLLVDGGVDVVHGHSSHHPRRVEVYRGRLILYGCGDFIDDYEGISGYEEYRDDLRPAYFVTLEADTGRLADLRVVTLVARRMRLEQAGEEDRAWLRATLGRLSTGLVITTGPGGALVAVPAAAGQGA
- a CDS encoding acetyl-CoA synthetase, giving the protein MSLVLRPRTDDKRWTDLRSSASVFVLASGWHVDADGTARAVLRCAGTRAGAAEITALAKAPDVAGAPRVAFTLHVSVVPYPREG
- a CDS encoding glycosyl hydrolase; translation: MSAPIRKRRWLTICAISASAALVAIPAGAAPGRGGSPFGARNLARLAAEREQSVRHITAKVKADDGGDDGNEADEIAEGADQYAEARTSPGIVAPGAYGAAWQSLRNLPGTGGSWHNITNLPYNSDDSRYRDVDSNSSGGSGNVTGRMAAMAADDHGYVYAGSAGGGVWRSRTGGGHWQPISDQLPSQSTGALALDGAGRLWLGTGEANTNADAYLGSGVYVLSDPHHGTFSTRSRVGGDELQSTTIRQLRFGGGKVWAATSEGVWSHSTKNLRGPWKLEYAPNPDYLPGGSKAHDDAAAYKNITNDIAIDPKDPSKVILAVGWRSGDDYNGFYTKAGGTWQRITSGFGDLPTDAGNVGTVTFARSADGSRYYAIDESPAQMASNPDSGLEGIYSAASPFGPWTKIADYKQLAADGSALTTAGYMPGVQAWYNQFLTVDPANPKHVYAGLEEVYETKDGGATWSTVGPYWNFTFPCWSIDPAKQTGDCSQTTHSDQHGVAIGSYHGKSYVYVGNDGGAYKRPVNGSQDASGHATDWTSLNDGTIDTLQYYSVGVGKDLDHGGVLVTGGLQDNGQSILRSNDKVMGSNFGGDGGDTLTDPANGCNMAEEYVYLAVQITQNCAVNDGSWTTDASKATSYNVAPADNATSEARFIAPLATDMKNSSTWIAGGRHVWVQTHGYAIRSGSEWKSVHDLGAGRTATAVAASGGKVYAAWCGPCNEQGFARGISVGNADGTGWHDITLPATGADGTVPNRYLSGFAIDPKNADHVFLAVNGFSRHWTEGPGAGFGHVFESTDGGTTWKDISANLPDVPTDSAVVTANGGLAVATDLGVVYRAPGHTKWQRVGRLPAVAVLQLKLSADGSTLYAATHGRGIYTIRVRDCG